In Zingiber officinale cultivar Zhangliang chromosome 1A, Zo_v1.1, whole genome shotgun sequence, a genomic segment contains:
- the LOC122030149 gene encoding 60S ribosomal protein L39-like: MPSHKTFKIKQKLAKKMRQNRPIPHWIRLRTDNTIRYNAKRRHWRRTKLGF; the protein is encoded by the exons CCGTCGCACAAGACGTTCAAGATCAAACAGAAGCTGGCGAAGAAGATGCGCCAGAATCGCCCCATCCCCCACTGGATCCGCTTGAGGACGGACAACACCATCAG GTATAACGCCAAGCGCAGGCACTGGCGCCGCACAAAGTTAGGATTTTGA